From Argopecten irradians isolate NY chromosome 12, Ai_NY, whole genome shotgun sequence, one genomic window encodes:
- the LOC138305054 gene encoding ficolin-3-like, which produces MTNLFFFVFILILKSPYIRMCRDYYKQDLDLRGALFTDATIQEYSNVVNFPECLNHCKKHYCLSLSVNTATGLCRLYSNIFDNTAEVIFQDGAAYYYQWSDTCLGWRQSCSLRPTDVYDIRRVSKQYEVYNVLCDMDTNGGGWTVMQNRFDGSLSFDRTSKQYENNFGNFSGEFWLGLNAVKTMCYDQPCELRVELEDWQGVRKFAAYSNFRIGWWGERFKLTISGYSGTAGDAMGDLNGIKFSTFDSDEDMSNTTNCAELGQSGWWYSDCGLSNLNGPFTMDNGTEMVNAMTWWTFHGSNRPLKKSRMLFRAKYTN; this is translated from the exons ATGACGAACCTGTTCTTTTTCGTCTTCATCCTTATTCTAAAATCACCATATATAAGGATGTGCCGGGATTATTACAAACAGGACCTGGATTTACGAGGAGCACTGTTTACAGATGCAACCATACAGGAATACAGCAATGTGGTAAACTTTCCTGAGTGTTTGAATCATTGTAAGAAACATTACTGTTTGTCTTTGTCTGTGAACACGGCCACTGGACTGTGTAGGCTGTATTCTAACATATTTGATAACACAGCTGAAGTTATCTTCCAGGATGGTGCGGCTTACTACTATCAAT GGTCAGACACATGCTTGGGATGGCGACAGTCATGTAGTCTACGACCAACAGACGTCTACGACATCCGAAGGGTTTCGAAACAATATGAAGTCTACAACGTCCTCTGTGATATGGACACAAATGGCGGGGGATGGACG GTTATGCAGAACCGTTTCGATGGCTCTTTATCCTTTGACAGGACAAGCAAACAATATGAAAACAACTTTGGTAATTTCAGCGGAGAATTTTGGTTGG GACTAAATGCGGTGAAGACAATGTGCTACGATCAACCATGTGAATTACGAGTTGAGCTGGAAGACTGGCAAGGCGTCCGTAAGTTCGCGGCGTACAGCAATTTCCGTATTGGTTGGTGGGGTGAACGATTCAAACTCACAATATCGGGCTACTCTGGTACTGCAG GTGACGCTATGGGAGACCTGAATGGAATTAAATTCAGTACATTTGATTCAGACGAAGACATGAGTAATACTACTAACTGTGCAGAATTAGGACAGTCAGGCTGGTGGTACAGCGACTGCGGCCTGTCCAACCTCAACGGACCCTTCACCATGGACAATGGAACAGAAATGGTCAACGCGATGACCTGGTGGACGTTTCATGGGAGTAATCGTCCCCTGAAAAAGTCACGAATGTTGTTTCGTGCTAAATATACCAATTGA